One Clarias gariepinus isolate MV-2021 ecotype Netherlands chromosome 18, CGAR_prim_01v2, whole genome shotgun sequence genomic window carries:
- the eri2 gene encoding ERI1 exoribonuclease 2, whose product MSTKKLARELGLIRKRTPSSSSLTHASSASNQLFPYLIVIDFESTCWREKNSHGQEIIEFPAVLMNTHTGELESEFHSYVQPQEHPLLSSFCTELTGITQEQVEAGLPLQICLSRFTRWLHTLQQDRGVVFPRDHTHTHTTAAAGAGKPCAFLTWSDWDLGVCLQYECKRKQITKPEVLNSWIDLRATYRIFYNRKPKGLNGALQDLGIEFSGREHSGLDDARNTARLAWRMIRDGCVMKITKSVSRAPLKSGVPLRGVCAGKGVCNKGKEKQLTHTADTHTADTHTADAHTGLQAATSSHSSVCQSLVSLRTVLSSITTPLHTLTVTHTSHLDATSTHTLNPDVTSTHTLDPDATSTHTLRPDVTSTHTLRLDTSDWSEEFLVTEFGESGSYDDVLLEDFSENIPSNSASPVCREKPHPLNPNPPRSVKDPIRSLKGLDTKAPPTIPFSIYTDQSHQSSSSSSSAVFRVPSSVLSSLTNQSSRLSVSVNQSGSSSVSKSQSRLSSCHPVSLNQSARSCISENRSTHSSFTINQNRPSCSVNQSSLFSSSKQLSHPPPGGGAKVTPSFPKKSALSSFPINQSCLSTLSVNQSGFSTSSCKRLPLPPVRGGAKITSPLCDCGRRSRRLTVCNGGPNQGRAFYACAGRRSSGPASRNSTHTGSAPHNSGCGFFKWEAALIKSSAVSRNTSVLSFNPSTAGSRNFR is encoded by the exons ggagcTGGGGCTCATCAGGAAGCGCACTCCATCCTCCAGCTCACTTACACACGCGTCGTCGGCTTCAA atcagCTGTTTCCATATCTAATCGTCATTGACTTTGAGTCGACCTGCTGGAGGGAGAAGAACAGCCATGGACAGGAGATCA TCGAGTTCCCTGCTGTTctgatgaacacacacaccGGAGAGCTGGAGTCTGAGTTCCACTCGTACGTCCAGCCACAGGAACACCCGCTGCTCTCCTCCTTCTGTACAGAGCTCACCGGCAttacacag GAGCAGGTGGAGGCGGGGCTTCCTCTGCAGATCTGTCTGTCCAGGTTTACACGCTGGCTTCACACACTGCAGCAGGACAGGGGCGTGGTGTTCCCcagagatcacacacacacacacaccactgctgCTGCTGGCGCGGGGAAACCCTGTGCCTTCCTCACCTGgtcag attggGACCtcggtgtgtgtttgcagtacGAGTGTAAACGAAAGCAGATCACCAAACCTGAAGTCCTGAATAGCTGGATCGATCTTCGAGCTACATACAGG ATTTTCTACAACCGTAAACCCAAAGGTCTTAATGGAGCTCTGCAGGACCTGGGCATCGAGTTCTCCGGGAGAGAGCActctg gtctaGACGACGCCCGGAACACGGCTCGGTTGGCCTGGCGTATGATCAGAGACGGCTGTGTGATGAAAATAACCAAATCTGTGAGCAGG gcgCCGCTGAAGTCGGGAGTGCCGCTGCGAGGTGTGTGTGCTGGCAAAGGTGTGTGTAACAAAGGGAAAGAGAAGCAGCTGACACACACCGCTGATACACACACCGCTGATACACACACCGCTGATGCACACACAGGGTTACAGGCTGCGACATCATCACACTCGAGTGTGTGTCAGAGTCTGGTGTCACTCCGCACCGTCCTGTCCTCCATCACCACCCCTTTGCACACACTCACCGTCACACACACGTCTCACCTGGACGCGACCTCCACACACACCTTAAACCCGGACGTGACCTCCACACACACCTTAGACCCGGACGCGACCTCCACACACACCTTGCGCCCGGATGTGACCTCCACACACACCTTGCGCCTGGACAcgtctgattggtcagaggagTTTTTGGTGACGGAATTCGGGGAGTCTGGTTCCTATGACGACGTGCTATTGGAGGACTTCTCTGAAAACATTCCCTCAAACTCCGCCTCTCCTGTGTGTAGGGAAAAGCCACACCCACTTAACCCCAACCCGCCTCGTTCAGTTAAAGACCCAATCAGATCTCTGAAAGGACTTGACACAAAAGCTCCGCCCACAATCCCTTTCTCCATCTACACTGACCAATCACAtcagtcctcctcctcctcctcttctgcaGTGTTCCGTGTTCCTTCCTCTGTTCTGTCATCACTGACCAACCAATCATCTCGGCTCAGTGTTTCTGTTAACCAATCAGGTTCCTCCTCTGTGTCTAAAAGCCAATCGAGGCTGTCCTCATGTCATCCTGTCTCTCTCAACCAATCAGCTCGCTCCTGTATCTCTGAGAACAGATCCACTCACTCGTCCTTTACTATCAACCAAAACCGCCCTTCATGCTCCGTTAACCAATCATCACTCTTCTCCTCCTCTAAGCAGTTGTCCCACCCACCTCCAGGGGGCGGGGCTAAGGTCACACCCAGTTTCCCCAAGAAATCAGCTCTTTCCTCCTTTCCCATCAACCAATCATGTCTTTCTACACTGTCTGTCAACCAATCAGGTTTCTCCACTTCCTCCTGTAAGCGGTTGCCCCTCCCACCTGTGCGGGGCGGGGCTAAGATCACCTCTCCACTGTGTGATTGTGGCCGGCGGTCGAGGAGGTTGACGGTGTGTAACGGTGGACCGAATCAAGGCCGTGCCTTCTATGCCTGTGCAGGGAGGAGGAGCTCAGGCCCTGCATCTCGTAACTCCACCCACACAGGCTCCGCCCCTCATAACAGTGGGTGTGGCTTCTTTAAGTGGGAGGCAGCTCTCATTAAATCTTCAGCTGTGAGCAGGAACACTTCAGTGCTGAGCTTCAACCCAAGTACAGCCGGTTCCAGGAACTTTAGATGA